Genomic DNA from Nocardioides aquaticus:
GGCACTGGCTGACCAGCGGGTGCGCGCGCACCTTGTCCTCGAGCACCGCGGGGGCGACGTTCTTGCCGCCGGCGGTCACGAAGATCTCCCGCTGACGGCCGGTGACCCGGACGAAGCCCTCGTCGTCGACCTCGCCCACGTCGCCGGTGTGCAGCCACCCGTCGGCGGTCAGCACCTCGGCGGTCAGCCCGGGCAGGCCGTGGTAGCCGCGGAAGACCTGGGGCCCGCGCACCAGCAGCTCGCCCTCGTCGGAGATCCGCACGCCGGCACCGGGCAGCGGCCGACCCACGGTGCCGATCCGGGTGGCGTCGGGCTGGTTGACCGTCACCGCGCCGGCGGTCTCGGTGAGGCCGTAGCCCTCGAGCACGCTGATCCCGATGCCGCGGTAGAAGTGGCCGAGCCGCTCGCCCAGCGGCGCGCCGCCGCAGACGGCGTGCCGGCAGCGCCCGCCGAGGGCCTCGTGCAGGCGGGTGCGGACCAGGCGCTGGTACGCCGCGTGCCGGGCGCGGAGCCGGGCCGGCACCCGACCGCGCTCGCGTGCGCGGGACCAGGCGATGGCGGTGTCGGCCGCCTTCTCGAAGACGCGTCCCCGGCCGTCGGCGGCCGCGCGCAGCGAGACGGTGTTGAACAGCTGCTCCAGGACGCGCGGCACGGCCAGCACGAAGGTCGGGCGGACCTGCTGCAGGTCGTCGGTCAGCCGGCGCAGGTCCGAGCCGTGGGCGATCCGGACGCGGGCGCGGACGCACGCCACCTGCACCGAGCGGGCCAGCACGTGCGCGAGCGGGAGGAACAGCAGCGTCGAGGGTCCGTCGTCGTCCTCGTCGTCGGGGTCCGGGGTGCGGTAGAGCTCCGGCAGGCCGTCCAGGCAGGCCTGGGCGCCGGCCATCAGCTGGCCGTGGGTGAGCTCGCAGCCGCGCGGCCGCCCGGTGGTGCCCGAGGTGAACAGGAGCGTGGCCAGGTCGTCGGGCCCGACCGCGGCCCGACGGGCTTCCAGCGCCTCGTCGTCCGGGGCGTCCGGCCCGCGCCCGGCCGTGACCAGTGCGTCGAGCCCGCCGTCGTCGAGCACCCAGGTGTGGCGGGGGACGCCCGTGCCGGCGGCCTCGCGGAGCCGGTCGGCGACAGCGGTGTCGCCGACCACGGCGGCGACGACCGGCGCGTCGGCGAGGACCCGGGCCAGCTGGTCGACCGAGACGGAGTCGTAGAGGGGGACGCTGATGGCCCCGACCCACCACAGCGCGTAGTCGACGACGGTCCACTCCCACCGGGTGCGGGCCGCGATCAGGACCCGGTCGCCGGCGTGGACCCCGGCGGCGAGCAGGCCCCGGGCCACGGCGGCGACCTCGTCGCGGAGGGCGGTGGTGGTGACCTCGTCCCAGGTGCCGTCGGACGCGGTGGTGCGGCGCAGCAGGGCGACCGCGGTCGGCGCCTGGTCGGCGTTGGTCAGCAGGTCGTCGGTGAGGCTGCCGGTGAGCGGCGCGGGGGTGGTCCGGGGGGTGGAGTACTCCCGCACGGCTCCTCCTCGCTGGTCTCGCTGGTCCGGCGCCGCCGCTGGTGGCGGCGGGGGCAGGCTACTGCGCTGCCGGCCGGGGGACGCCATCCGGTGGGACGCCCGGGGCGTCCGGTAGTCTCGCCGATCGTCCGGCACCCCGGTCGCGCCCCGTCGCGACCGCGTGCCCGCGCAGCATCGGAAGGGTGTGAGCATGGCGGAGCAGACCACGTCGTCCCTCGTCGTCGACGCGACGCCCGCCGAGGTCATGGCCGTCATCGCCGACTTCGAGTCGTACCCCGCCTGGGCGACCGGGATGAAGCGCGCCGAGGTCCTCGACCGGGTCGGGGACGGCCCCGCGGCAGGCCGCGCCGACCGGGTCTTCTTCGTCCTCGACGTCTCCCCGATCAAGGACGAGTACACGTTGGCCTACACCTGGGACGGCGACCGGCAGGTCTCCTGGAGCCTGGTCGAGGGCAAGATGCTGCGCTCCCTCGACGGCGCCTACGTCCTGCGCGAGGTCCCCGGCGGCACCGAGGTCACCTACCGCCTC
This window encodes:
- a CDS encoding AMP-dependent synthetase/ligase, which codes for MREYSTPRTTPAPLTGSLTDDLLTNADQAPTAVALLRRTTASDGTWDEVTTTALRDEVAAVARGLLAAGVHAGDRVLIAARTRWEWTVVDYALWWVGAISVPLYDSVSVDQLARVLADAPVVAAVVGDTAVADRLREAAGTGVPRHTWVLDDGGLDALVTAGRGPDAPDDEALEARRAAVGPDDLATLLFTSGTTGRPRGCELTHGQLMAGAQACLDGLPELYRTPDPDDEDDDGPSTLLFLPLAHVLARSVQVACVRARVRIAHGSDLRRLTDDLQQVRPTFVLAVPRVLEQLFNTVSLRAAADGRGRVFEKAADTAIAWSRARERGRVPARLRARHAAYQRLVRTRLHEALGGRCRHAVCGGAPLGERLGHFYRGIGISVLEGYGLTETAGAVTVNQPDATRIGTVGRPLPGAGVRISDEGELLVRGPQVFRGYHGLPGLTAEVLTADGWLHTGDVGEVDDEGFVRVTGRQREIFVTAGGKNVAPAVLEDKVRAHPLVSQCLVVGDGRPYVGALVTLDPDAVALWAERHGTSKDPAKLVSHPALLADVQAGVDEANLAVSKAESVKRFRVLPRDWTEEDGDLTPSLKLRRSVVLRRHRDAIESLYEA
- a CDS encoding SRPBCC family protein, with the protein product MAEQTTSSLVVDATPAEVMAVIADFESYPAWATGMKRAEVLDRVGDGPAAGRADRVFFVLDVSPIKDEYTLAYTWDGDRQVSWSLVEGKMLRSLDGAYVLREVPGGTEVTYRLALDVSIPLIGMLKRKGEKILIDTALKGLKKRVEQLA